A part of Curtobacterium sp. MCLR17_036 genomic DNA contains:
- the nusA gene encoding transcription termination factor NusA — MKIDLAVLRLMEREREIPFDELVQIIESAILTAYQKHADENGEPAHAQSRVELDRKSGEVSVYVPELDDEGAVIGEAVDQPSDFGRIAAFAAKQVINQRLRDIGDDKILGEFRGKEGDIVAGVVQQGPNPKMVHVDLGTIEAILPPEEQVPGESYTHGSRIRVYVTSVARGNKGPQITVSRTHPGLVRKLFALEVPEIASGVVEITSLAREAGHRTKIAVKANEPGVNAKGACIGELGARVRSVTNELGAEKIDIVDWSSDLASFVASALSPAKVTSAFVLDASTKAVRALVPDYQLSLAIGKEGQNARLAAKLTGARIDIQPDSILDGED, encoded by the coding sequence GTGAAGATCGATCTCGCAGTCCTGCGACTCATGGAGCGCGAGCGGGAGATCCCGTTCGACGAGCTCGTCCAGATCATCGAATCTGCCATCCTGACCGCCTACCAGAAGCACGCCGACGAGAACGGCGAGCCGGCCCACGCCCAGTCGCGCGTCGAGCTCGACCGCAAGTCCGGCGAGGTCAGCGTCTACGTCCCCGAGCTCGACGACGAGGGCGCCGTCATCGGCGAAGCCGTCGACCAGCCGAGCGACTTCGGCCGCATCGCGGCGTTCGCGGCGAAGCAGGTCATCAACCAGCGTCTGCGCGACATCGGCGACGACAAGATCCTCGGCGAGTTCCGCGGCAAGGAGGGCGACATCGTCGCGGGTGTGGTCCAGCAGGGCCCGAACCCGAAGATGGTGCACGTCGACCTCGGCACGATCGAGGCGATCCTGCCGCCGGAGGAGCAGGTGCCGGGGGAGTCCTACACGCACGGCTCCCGCATCCGCGTGTACGTGACGAGCGTCGCCCGCGGCAACAAGGGCCCGCAGATCACGGTGTCCCGCACGCACCCGGGTCTCGTCCGCAAGCTGTTCGCACTCGAGGTCCCGGAGATCGCGTCCGGGGTCGTCGAGATCACTTCGCTCGCGCGTGAGGCCGGTCACCGCACGAAGATCGCGGTGAAGGCGAACGAGCCCGGCGTGAACGCGAAGGGCGCGTGCATCGGTGAGCTCGGTGCCCGTGTCCGCTCCGTCACGAACGAGCTCGGCGCCGAGAAGATCGACATCGTCGACTGGTCGTCCGACCTCGCCTCGTTCGTCGCGAGCGCCCTGTCGCCGGCCAAGGTGACGAGCGCGTTCGTGCTCGACGCCTCGACGAAGGCCGTCCGCGCGCTCGTGCCGGACTACCAGCTGTCGCTCGCGATCGGCAAGGAGGGGCAGAACGCCCGCCTCGCCGCGAAGCTCACCGGTGCCCGCATCGACATCCAGCCGGACTCGATCCTGGACGGCGAGGACTAG
- the infB gene encoding translation initiation factor IF-2, with translation MAKPRVHEIASELGVDSKTALEKLKELGEFVRGASSSIEPPVARKLRAALQADGAPAKPAATAPAPSAPAKTSAPKSGAPKPGGPRPGPVRPARAPEPEAPAAQAAPAEDAPTPAAPKSVAQRQAEAEAAQKARAEKAAAASNDDAAKTDAVKPGTNPKPAAAGPKPGGPKPGGARPGNNPYASNQGMGSRPPRPGNNPFASNQGMGQRPAAGSGGGNGIPRPAPPRPGVPRPGAPRPGGPGQGNRAPGFGQRPGQGGGRGGPGGRPGGAGAGAGGGFPRPAFSGPRPSGGGGRGRGPGGGTAGAFGRGGGKSRARKSKRTKRAEYEMRQAPSLGGVQVPRGDGNTVVRLRRGASISDFADKIDAMPGNLVTVLFHLGEMATATESLDEATFEVLGEELGYKIQIVSPEDEDKELLEGFDIDIDAEYADEDDSVLQQRPPVVTVMGHVDHGKTRLLDAIRNSKVVEGEAGGITQHIGAYQIVTEHEGIERPITFIDTPGHEAFTAMRARGAQVTDIAILVVAADDGIMPQTIEALNHAQSAGVPIVVAVNKIDKEGANPAKVRQQLTEYNLVAEEYGGDVMFVDVSARQNVGIQDLLDAVLLTADAGLDLRANPDKDARGVAIEARLDKGRGAVATVLIQSGTLHVGDAIVAGTAYGRVRAMTDENGVAVKAATPSRPVQVQGLSSVPRAGDTFLVTEEDRTARQIAEKREAAERNAQLAKARKRISLEDFTRALEEGKVDSLNLIIKGDVSGAVEALEQSLLDIEVDDSVQLRILHRGVGAITESDIDLATIDNAIVVGFNVRPDVKARERAAREGIDVRFYSVIYNALEDIEQSLKGMLKPEYEEVQSGVAEIREVFRSSKFGNIAGVIVRSGTITRNAKARVIRDGVVLADGLAIESLRRFKDDVTEVRTDFEAGIGLGKFNDIQIGDEIETTELVEKPRD, from the coding sequence GTGGCTAAACCACGCGTACACGAGATCGCAAGCGAACTCGGCGTCGACAGCAAGACCGCACTCGAGAAGCTCAAGGAGCTCGGCGAGTTCGTCCGGGGTGCCAGCTCGAGCATCGAGCCCCCCGTCGCCCGGAAGCTCCGCGCCGCCCTGCAGGCGGACGGTGCCCCGGCGAAGCCGGCTGCCACGGCCCCCGCGCCGAGCGCACCCGCGAAGACCAGCGCCCCGAAGTCCGGCGCGCCGAAGCCCGGCGGCCCCCGCCCGGGTCCGGTCCGTCCGGCACGCGCTCCGGAGCCCGAGGCCCCGGCAGCACAGGCGGCTCCCGCCGAGGACGCCCCGACCCCGGCCGCGCCGAAGTCCGTCGCCCAGCGACAGGCCGAGGCCGAGGCTGCGCAGAAGGCCCGCGCCGAGAAGGCCGCGGCCGCCTCGAACGACGACGCCGCGAAGACCGACGCCGTCAAGCCGGGCACCAACCCGAAGCCCGCCGCCGCCGGTCCGAAGCCGGGTGGCCCGAAGCCCGGTGGCGCACGTCCGGGCAACAACCCCTACGCGTCGAACCAGGGCATGGGCTCGCGCCCTCCGCGTCCCGGCAACAACCCGTTCGCCTCGAACCAGGGCATGGGGCAGCGTCCGGCTGCCGGCTCCGGTGGTGGCAACGGCATCCCGCGTCCGGCTCCGCCGCGTCCGGGTGTCCCCCGTCCGGGCGCTCCGCGTCCCGGCGGCCCCGGTCAGGGCAACCGTGCCCCCGGCTTCGGGCAGCGCCCGGGCCAGGGCGGCGGCCGTGGCGGCCCCGGTGGTCGTCCGGGTGGTGCCGGTGCCGGTGCCGGTGGGGGCTTCCCGCGTCCGGCCTTCAGCGGCCCGCGTCCCTCCGGTGGCGGCGGCCGTGGCCGTGGTCCCGGCGGCGGGACCGCCGGTGCGTTCGGTCGCGGTGGCGGCAAGAGCCGTGCCCGCAAGTCGAAGCGGACGAAGCGCGCCGAGTACGAGATGCGGCAGGCACCGTCGCTCGGCGGTGTGCAGGTCCCTCGCGGCGACGGCAACACGGTCGTCCGACTCCGTCGTGGTGCGAGCATCTCGGACTTCGCGGACAAGATCGACGCCATGCCCGGCAACCTCGTGACGGTGCTGTTCCACCTCGGTGAGATGGCGACCGCGACCGAGTCGCTGGACGAGGCCACGTTCGAGGTCCTCGGCGAGGAACTGGGCTACAAGATCCAGATCGTCTCGCCGGAGGACGAGGACAAGGAGCTCCTCGAGGGCTTCGACATCGACATCGATGCCGAGTACGCCGACGAGGACGACTCCGTCCTGCAGCAGCGTCCCCCGGTCGTCACCGTCATGGGTCACGTCGACCACGGCAAGACCCGCCTGCTCGACGCGATCCGGAACTCGAAGGTCGTCGAGGGCGAGGCCGGTGGCATCACCCAGCACATCGGTGCGTACCAGATCGTCACCGAGCACGAGGGCATCGAGCGTCCGATCACGTTCATCGACACCCCGGGTCACGAGGCCTTCACGGCCATGCGTGCCCGTGGTGCGCAGGTCACCGACATCGCGATCCTCGTGGTCGCGGCGGACGACGGCATCATGCCCCAGACGATCGAGGCACTGAACCACGCGCAGTCGGCCGGTGTGCCGATCGTGGTCGCGGTGAACAAGATCGACAAGGAAGGCGCGAACCCGGCCAAGGTGCGCCAGCAGCTCACCGAGTACAACCTGGTGGCCGAGGAGTACGGCGGCGACGTCATGTTCGTCGACGTGTCGGCTCGCCAGAACGTCGGCATCCAGGACCTCCTGGACGCCGTGCTGCTCACCGCCGACGCCGGTCTCGACCTGCGTGCGAACCCCGACAAGGACGCCCGCGGTGTCGCGATCGAAGCCCGGCTCGACAAGGGCCGCGGTGCGGTGGCGACCGTCCTCATCCAGTCCGGCACGCTGCACGTCGGTGACGCCATCGTGGCGGGCACGGCCTACGGCCGCGTCCGTGCGATGACCGACGAGAACGGTGTCGCGGTCAAGGCTGCGACGCCGAGCCGCCCGGTCCAGGTGCAGGGTCTGTCCTCGGTGCCCCGCGCCGGTGACACGTTCCTCGTCACCGAGGAGGACCGCACGGCACGTCAGATCGCCGAGAAGCGTGAAGCCGCCGAGCGCAACGCCCAGCTGGCCAAGGCCCGCAAGCGCATCTCGCTCGAGGACTTCACCCGTGCGCTCGAAGAGGGCAAGGTCGACTCGCTCAACCTCATCATCAAGGGTGACGTCTCCGGTGCCGTCGAGGCACTCGAGCAGTCGCTCCTGGACATCGAGGTCGACGACAGCGTCCAGCTCCGGATCCTGCACCGCGGTGTCGGTGCGATCACGGAGTCGGACATCGACCTCGCCACGATCGACAACGCGATCGTCGTCGGCTTCAACGTCCGCCCGGACGTCAAGGCCCGCGAGCGTGCGGCGCGCGAAGGCATCGACGTGCGCTTCTACTCGGTCATCTACAACGCACTCGAGGACATCGAGCAGTCCCTCAAGGGCATGCTCAAGCCCGAGTACGAAGAGGTCCAGTCCGGTGTCGCCGAGATCCGCGAGGTCTTCCGATCCTCGAAGTTCGGCAACATCGCGGGTGTCATCGTCCGCTCCGGCACGATCACGCGCAACGCCAAGGCGCGCGTCATCCGTGACGGCGTGGTCCTGGCCGACGGACTGGCGATCGAGTCGCTCCGTCGCTTCAAGGACGACGTCACCGAGGTGCGGACGGACTTCGAGGCCGGTATCGGTCTCGGCAAGTTCAACGACATCCAGATCGGCGACGAGATCGAGACCACCGAGCTCGTCGAGAAGCCGCGCGACTGA
- a CDS encoding YlxR family protein has product MDPVRTCIGSRRRASRSSLLRVVALSDGRVVADPKAVMPGRGAWLTPTVDAYDQAVKRRAFRRALRLDRDPDTSAVLDHIAGLPQESAERPDMTEQAERLMDN; this is encoded by the coding sequence GTGGACCCCGTCAGAACGTGCATCGGCAGTCGTCGTCGCGCTTCCCGATCCTCCCTCCTCCGAGTCGTCGCCCTGAGCGACGGGCGCGTGGTGGCGGATCCGAAGGCAGTCATGCCGGGCCGGGGAGCATGGCTCACACCGACCGTCGATGCCTACGATCAGGCCGTCAAGCGCAGGGCTTTCCGCCGTGCGCTGCGGCTGGATCGCGATCCCGACACGTCCGCGGTGCTCGACCACATCGCCGGTCTCCCACAGGAGTCGGCCGAGCGCCCGGACATGACAGAACAGGCTGAACGGCTTATGGACAACTGA
- a CDS encoding proline--tRNA ligase, with amino-acid sequence MVTRLSHLFLRTLRDDPSDAEVTSAKLLVRAGYVRRQSPGIFAWLPLGLRVRARIEGIIRDEMVAAGAQEVLLPALLPREPYEATNRWTEYGDGMFRLQDRKGADYLLAPTHEEMFALLVKDLYSSYKDLPVTLFQIQDKYRDEARPRAGLLRGREFTMKDAYSFDISDEGLERSYQVMRDAYEKIFARLGLEYVIVKADAGAMGGSKSEEFLHPIGVGEDTFVRSAGGYAANVEAYVTPVPDALPIEGQPEPVLLPASDTPTIDSLVEHANAVAPREGAPWTAADTLKNVVLALTHLDGTREVVVVGLPGDRDVDLKRAEVAFAPAEVEAAGDDDFRKHKGLVKGYIGPQVLGAESATGLRYFVDPRVVDGTAWVTGANERGVHVSGLVAGRDFVADGVAEVSDVRAGDPAPDGSGPLETARGMEIGHVFQLGRKYAEALGLKVQDENGKLATVTMGSYGIGVTRILAILAEAHNDDKGLVWPKNVAPFDVHVVATGKDAVAYDLATDIVAQLEGERFEVVYDDRPKVSPGVKLRDAELLGMPIVVVAGRGAADGVVELWDRATGERRDVPVAELLDAVRAI; translated from the coding sequence GTGGTCACACGGCTTTCGCATCTCTTCCTCCGTACCCTCCGCGACGACCCCTCCGACGCCGAGGTGACGAGCGCCAAGCTGCTCGTCCGCGCCGGGTACGTCCGTCGCCAGTCGCCGGGCATCTTCGCCTGGCTGCCGCTCGGCCTGCGGGTCCGTGCGCGCATCGAGGGCATCATCCGCGACGAGATGGTGGCGGCCGGCGCGCAGGAGGTCCTGCTCCCCGCGCTCCTGCCGCGCGAGCCGTACGAGGCGACGAACCGCTGGACCGAGTACGGCGACGGCATGTTCCGCCTGCAGGACCGCAAGGGCGCCGACTACCTGCTCGCGCCGACGCACGAGGAGATGTTCGCGCTCCTGGTGAAGGACCTGTACTCGTCGTACAAGGACCTGCCCGTCACCCTGTTCCAGATCCAGGACAAGTACCGCGACGAGGCCCGCCCCCGCGCCGGACTCCTGCGCGGCCGCGAGTTCACGATGAAGGACGCGTACTCGTTCGACATCTCCGACGAGGGCCTCGAGCGCAGCTACCAGGTCATGCGCGACGCGTACGAGAAGATCTTCGCCCGGCTCGGCCTCGAGTACGTGATCGTCAAGGCGGACGCCGGGGCCATGGGCGGCTCGAAGTCCGAGGAGTTCCTGCACCCGATCGGCGTCGGCGAGGACACCTTCGTCCGCAGCGCGGGCGGCTACGCGGCGAACGTCGAGGCGTACGTCACCCCGGTCCCCGACGCCCTGCCGATCGAGGGGCAGCCGGAGCCGGTGCTGCTCCCCGCGTCGGACACCCCGACGATCGACTCCCTCGTCGAGCACGCGAACGCGGTCGCCCCGCGCGAAGGCGCGCCGTGGACCGCCGCGGACACCCTGAAGAACGTCGTCCTCGCGCTCACCCACCTCGACGGCACGCGCGAGGTCGTGGTCGTCGGGCTGCCCGGCGACCGCGACGTCGACCTGAAGCGTGCCGAGGTGGCCTTCGCCCCCGCCGAGGTCGAGGCCGCAGGCGACGACGACTTCCGCAAGCACAAGGGCCTCGTGAAGGGCTACATCGGCCCGCAGGTGCTCGGCGCGGAGAGCGCCACGGGCCTGCGCTACTTCGTCGACCCGCGCGTGGTCGACGGCACCGCCTGGGTCACGGGCGCCAACGAGCGCGGCGTGCACGTCTCCGGGCTGGTCGCCGGTCGTGACTTCGTCGCGGACGGCGTCGCCGAGGTGTCCGACGTCCGTGCCGGCGACCCGGCACCCGACGGGTCCGGCCCGCTCGAGACGGCCCGTGGCATGGAGATCGGCCACGTCTTCCAGCTCGGCCGCAAGTACGCCGAGGCGCTCGGCCTCAAGGTGCAGGACGAGAACGGCAAGCTCGCCACGGTCACGATGGGCTCCTACGGGATCGGCGTGACGCGGATCCTGGCGATCCTCGCCGAGGCGCACAACGACGACAAGGGCCTGGTCTGGCCGAAGAACGTCGCGCCCTTCGACGTGCACGTGGTCGCCACCGGCAAGGACGCGGTCGCCTACGACCTGGCGACGGACATCGTCGCGCAGCTCGAGGGCGAGCGCTTCGAGGTCGTGTACGACGACCGGCCGAAGGTCTCGCCCGGCGTGAAGCTCCGCGACGCGGAACTCCTCGGCATGCCGATCGTCGTCGTCGCCGGTCGCGGCGCGGCAGACGGCGTCGTCGAGCTCTGGGACCGCGCCACGGGCGAGCGTCGCGACGTCCCGGTCGCCGAGCTGCTCGACGCGGTCCGCGCGATCTAG
- a CDS encoding A/G-specific adenine glycosylase, whose product MITWFRTAGRDLPWRRPGFPAWGTLVSEIMLQQTQVARVVPRLEAWLTRWPTPADLAASPPADAVRAWDRLGYPRRALALHAAATAIAERHGNVVPRDVEALLALPGIGDYTARAVAVFAYGDRHPVVDVNVRRVLKRALLGEGDPGPAKAKVDLPLMESVLPADRDDAAATNAAVMELGALVCVARAPACDACPIADRCAWRAAGYPEHEGPRAPKQARFAGSDRQVRGLIMAELRASDVPVTRSEIEPVWPDAAQRDRALASLVRDGLAVGDDASGYRLPEG is encoded by the coding sequence CTGATCACCTGGTTCCGGACTGCCGGACGGGACCTGCCGTGGCGGCGGCCCGGCTTCCCTGCGTGGGGCACGCTGGTCAGCGAGATCATGCTGCAGCAGACGCAGGTCGCGCGCGTGGTCCCCCGACTGGAGGCGTGGCTCACCCGGTGGCCGACCCCTGCGGACCTCGCCGCGTCGCCCCCGGCGGACGCGGTGCGTGCCTGGGACCGGCTCGGCTACCCGAGACGCGCGCTCGCGCTGCACGCCGCCGCCACGGCGATCGCCGAGCGACACGGCAACGTGGTGCCGCGCGACGTCGAGGCGCTGCTCGCGCTGCCGGGCATCGGTGACTACACGGCGCGGGCCGTCGCGGTCTTCGCGTACGGCGACCGGCACCCCGTCGTCGACGTCAACGTGCGCCGCGTCCTGAAGCGTGCGCTCCTCGGTGAGGGCGACCCCGGGCCCGCGAAGGCCAAGGTCGACCTGCCGCTCATGGAGTCGGTGCTGCCCGCGGACCGCGACGACGCCGCAGCGACGAACGCCGCGGTGATGGAGCTCGGTGCACTCGTCTGCGTCGCCCGCGCCCCGGCCTGCGACGCGTGCCCGATCGCGGACCGCTGCGCGTGGCGCGCGGCCGGGTACCCGGAGCACGAGGGGCCCCGGGCGCCGAAGCAGGCGAGGTTCGCCGGGAGCGACCGGCAGGTGCGCGGCCTCATCATGGCCGAGCTCCGCGCGAGCGACGTCCCGGTCACGCGGTCCGAGATCGAACCGGTGTGGCCGGACGCCGCCCAGCGGGACCGGGCGCTCGCGTCGTTGGTGCGCGACGGACTCGCCGTCGGCGACGACGCGAGCGGGTACCGGCTGCCGGAGGGCTGA
- a CDS encoding bifunctional riboflavin kinase/FAD synthetase has translation MQYYDDPADVADGFGPSAVTIGKFDGVHVGHRAVIAHLERAAREHGLVSTVVTFDRHPLNVIDPPHVPPALTSTTQRRELLAEAGVDATLLLRFDEALQSKAPEAFVSEVLVDTLHARLVFVGSDFRFGAKGAGDVTLLRALGEQHGFTVELIDDVDLVDDVRPDGERRVSSTWIRELLGQGRVAEAARLLGREHAVRSTVVHGNQRGRAMGYPTANLDPACEGFVPADGVYAARVLHDGTVYPAAVSVGNNPTFEGVPAKQIEAHLLDVDIDLYDDRISVLFVSYVRGMVKFSSMDELAAQMRQDDLDIRLLLGLPAPV, from the coding sequence GTGCAGTACTACGACGACCCGGCCGACGTGGCCGACGGCTTCGGCCCGAGCGCGGTGACCATCGGCAAGTTCGACGGCGTCCACGTCGGACACCGTGCGGTCATCGCGCACCTCGAGCGCGCCGCACGCGAGCACGGCCTGGTGTCCACCGTCGTGACCTTCGACCGGCACCCGCTCAACGTCATCGACCCCCCGCACGTGCCGCCGGCGCTCACCAGCACGACGCAGCGCCGCGAGCTCCTCGCCGAGGCCGGGGTCGACGCCACGCTGCTGCTCCGCTTCGACGAGGCCCTGCAGTCCAAGGCTCCAGAGGCCTTCGTGTCCGAGGTCCTCGTCGACACCTTGCACGCACGCCTGGTCTTCGTCGGCAGCGACTTCCGGTTCGGCGCGAAGGGCGCCGGCGACGTGACGCTCCTGCGGGCACTGGGGGAGCAGCACGGCTTCACCGTCGAGCTCATCGACGACGTCGACCTGGTGGACGACGTCCGCCCGGACGGTGAACGCCGGGTCTCCTCGACGTGGATCCGCGAGCTCCTCGGGCAGGGCCGCGTCGCCGAGGCCGCGCGGCTGCTCGGCCGCGAGCACGCCGTCCGCAGCACCGTCGTGCACGGCAACCAGCGCGGTCGCGCGATGGGCTACCCGACGGCCAACCTCGACCCGGCGTGCGAGGGCTTCGTGCCGGCCGACGGCGTGTACGCAGCGCGCGTGCTGCACGACGGCACGGTCTACCCGGCGGCGGTGTCGGTGGGCAACAACCCGACGTTCGAGGGCGTGCCCGCGAAGCAGATCGAGGCCCACCTGCTCGACGTCGACATCGACCTGTACGACGACCGCATCTCGGTGCTCTTCGTGTCGTACGTGCGCGGGATGGTCAAGTTCTCGTCGATGGACGAGCTCGCTGCGCAGATGCGGCAGGACGACCTCGACATCCGCCTGCTGCTCGGGCTGCCCGCGCCGGTCTGA
- the truB gene encoding tRNA pseudouridine(55) synthase TruB produces MLETVPDGILLVDKPQGISSHRVVSIARRRLGLKKIGHAGTLDPMATGLLLLGVGASTRLLTHLVGLGKTYTATIRLGVSTDSDDADGTPTAAVGVADADVSEGAVERAVAAQRGQIDQVPSTVSAIKVDGRRAYDLARKGETVELRSRSVTVSRFDVTARTEHTVTVDGADVAVVDLDVVVTCSSGTYVRALARDVGAALGTGAHLTALRRTAVGPFDVADAVDVESEAVDVRAALARPVDVARRLFPTVALDAAAAKDLTDGKRVAADHPDSDAPVAAVAVADDRLVGLVSVRRGQLRVITNFPAPTEARP; encoded by the coding sequence GTGCTCGAAACCGTGCCGGACGGCATCCTCCTCGTCGACAAGCCGCAGGGGATCTCCAGCCACCGCGTCGTCTCCATCGCACGCCGGCGGCTCGGCCTGAAGAAGATCGGCCACGCGGGCACCCTCGACCCGATGGCCACCGGGCTGCTGCTGCTCGGCGTCGGCGCGTCGACGCGGCTGCTGACGCACCTCGTCGGGCTCGGCAAGACCTACACGGCGACCATCCGCCTCGGCGTCTCGACCGACTCGGACGACGCCGACGGCACGCCGACCGCAGCGGTCGGGGTCGCCGACGCCGACGTGTCGGAGGGCGCCGTCGAACGGGCCGTCGCGGCGCAGCGCGGGCAGATCGACCAGGTGCCGTCGACGGTGAGCGCGATCAAGGTCGACGGCCGACGCGCCTACGACCTGGCACGCAAGGGCGAGACGGTCGAGCTGCGCTCCCGCAGCGTCACGGTGTCGCGCTTCGACGTCACGGCCCGGACCGAGCACACCGTCACGGTCGACGGAGCCGACGTGGCGGTCGTCGACCTCGACGTCGTGGTCACCTGCTCGTCCGGCACCTACGTCCGCGCCCTCGCACGGGACGTCGGGGCCGCCCTCGGCACCGGGGCCCACCTCACCGCGCTCCGACGCACCGCGGTCGGCCCCTTCGACGTCGCCGACGCGGTGGACGTCGAGTCCGAGGCCGTCGATGTCCGGGCCGCCCTCGCCCGACCGGTCGACGTCGCACGCCGCCTGTTCCCGACGGTGGCGCTCGACGCCGCCGCGGCGAAGGACCTGACCGACGGCAAGCGCGTGGCCGCCGACCACCCCGACTCGGACGCACCCGTCGCCGCCGTCGCGGTCGCGGACGACCGCCTGGTGGGCCTGGTGTCGGTGCGACGCGGACAGCTGCGGGTCATCACGAACTTCCCGGCACCGACGGAGGCGCGCCCGTGA
- the rbfA gene encoding 30S ribosome-binding factor RbfA: MADPQRARKMADRIKEVVARRLDKGLRDPRLGFVTITDVRVTGDLQHASVFYTVYGTDEERADSAAALKAATGMLRSEVGKNITARLTPSLEFIADALPETSAHMEDLLVQAQVRDEQVRAAAAGASYAGDADPYKHDEDEDEDADDADAARA, translated from the coding sequence ATGGCCGACCCGCAGCGCGCACGCAAGATGGCGGACCGCATCAAGGAAGTCGTCGCCCGTCGACTCGACAAGGGCCTGCGGGACCCGCGACTCGGGTTCGTCACGATCACCGACGTCCGGGTGACCGGTGACCTGCAGCACGCGTCGGTGTTCTACACCGTCTACGGCACGGACGAGGAGCGCGCCGACTCCGCCGCCGCCCTGAAGGCTGCGACGGGCATGCTCCGGTCCGAGGTCGGCAAGAACATCACGGCGCGGCTCACGCCGTCGCTCGAGTTCATCGCGGACGCCCTGCCGGAGACGTCGGCGCACATGGAGGACCTGCTCGTGCAGGCCCAGGTGCGCGACGAGCAGGTGCGTGCGGCCGCGGCCGGCGCGAGCTACGCCGGCGACGCCGACCCGTACAAGCACGACGAGGACGAGGACGAGGACGCAGACGACGCCGACGCGGCGCGCGCCTGA
- a CDS encoding DUF349 domain-containing protein, with protein sequence MASDEATTWGRVDENGTVYVRYDETERVVGEYPDATPDEALAYFARKYADLEGQVKIAEQRVQRGASANDVARTVEHLSTQVAEARVVGDLKSLETRVAALSEQLGSLTQAQAQQAQQALDDALAHRTALVEEAEALAAVDPARAQWKQVTAQLDDVFARWQQHQHDGPRIPKNEANELWKRFRAARSTVDQHRRAFYSELDAQHRDARSRKQELVQQAEALAPRGSDAIPAYRQLLDEWKNAGRAGKRHDDTLWARFKAAGDVLFEQRHAESAAENEEFSANLEAKQALLVEAEPLLQATDRVSARKTLTGIQRQWDEIGKVPRGDVRRVEDRLRAVEDHVRGLEDAHWKESNPERKARQTGLASQLEDAIGKLESELAAAQATGDARKIKDAQEALDARKIWLDALGG encoded by the coding sequence GTGGCATCTGACGAAGCAACGACCTGGGGGCGGGTCGACGAGAACGGGACCGTGTACGTCCGGTACGACGAGACCGAGCGTGTCGTGGGCGAGTACCCGGACGCCACCCCCGACGAAGCCCTCGCCTACTTCGCGCGGAAGTACGCCGACCTCGAGGGGCAGGTGAAGATCGCGGAGCAGCGCGTGCAGCGCGGTGCCTCGGCGAACGACGTCGCCCGCACCGTCGAGCACCTGTCCACCCAGGTGGCAGAGGCCCGCGTCGTCGGCGACCTGAAGTCGCTCGAGACCCGGGTGGCGGCGCTCTCCGAGCAGCTCGGCTCCCTCACCCAGGCGCAGGCGCAGCAGGCCCAGCAGGCCCTCGACGACGCCCTGGCGCACCGCACCGCCCTGGTCGAGGAAGCCGAGGCCCTGGCCGCGGTCGACCCGGCCCGCGCGCAGTGGAAGCAGGTCACGGCGCAGCTCGACGACGTGTTCGCGCGGTGGCAGCAGCACCAGCACGACGGCCCGCGGATCCCCAAGAACGAGGCCAACGAGCTCTGGAAGCGGTTCCGCGCCGCGCGCTCGACGGTCGACCAGCACCGTCGTGCCTTCTACTCGGAGCTCGACGCGCAGCACCGCGACGCGCGGTCGCGCAAGCAGGAGCTCGTGCAGCAGGCCGAGGCGCTCGCGCCCCGCGGCTCGGACGCCATCCCCGCGTACCGGCAGCTGCTCGACGAGTGGAAGAACGCCGGCCGCGCCGGCAAGCGCCACGACGACACGCTGTGGGCGCGCTTCAAGGCGGCCGGTGACGTGCTGTTCGAGCAGCGCCACGCCGAGAGCGCCGCCGAGAACGAGGAGTTCTCGGCCAACCTCGAGGCCAAGCAGGCCCTCCTGGTCGAGGCCGAGCCGCTGCTGCAGGCGACCGACCGCGTGTCCGCCCGGAAGACCCTGACCGGCATCCAGCGCCAGTGGGACGAGATCGGCAAGGTCCCCCGCGGGGACGTCCGCCGCGTCGAGGACCGCCTGCGTGCCGTCGAGGACCACGTCCGTGGCCTCGAGGACGCGCACTGGAAGGAGTCGAACCCGGAGCGCAAGGCTCGTCAGACCGGGCTCGCCAGCCAGCTCGAGGACGCCATCGGCAAGCTCGAGTCCGAACTCGCCGCCGCGCAGGCCACCGGGGACGCCCGCAAGATCAAGGACGCGCAGGAAGCCCTCGACGCCCGCAAGATCTGGCTCGACGCCCTCGGCGGCTGA